In one Saccharibacillus brassicae genomic region, the following are encoded:
- a CDS encoding NADP-dependent oxidoreductase: protein MKAAQITQYAKKITVAVNEIPVPDINDREVLVKVKAAAVNHLELLIATGSVKLIQDYKFPLTLGNELTGVIEKVGKNVRGFRVGDAVYSRLPLTRIGAFAEYAAIDAEAVAPLPAHLDFVTGAAAALTGLTAYQGLREQLEARPGESVFIPGGSGSFGQMAVPIAKSMGLHVIVSGSPSARERTLAAGADRYIDYKTESYWETLESVDHVIDTLGPDEFERELAVLKPGGRLLSLRTGPNKRFAQDLGLPFWKKQLFGLAGAKYDRRAGKKNVQYRFIFVRSDGQQLREVSRILEESGIVPAVEPAEFRIEQINEALSLVANGHPRGKVIIRF, encoded by the coding sequence ATGAAAGCCGCACAGATTACCCAATATGCCAAAAAAATTACGGTGGCCGTGAACGAAATTCCGGTACCTGACATAAACGATCGCGAAGTGCTGGTCAAAGTGAAAGCGGCGGCGGTCAACCATCTGGAACTGCTGATCGCGACAGGCAGCGTCAAGCTGATCCAGGATTACAAATTTCCGCTGACGCTCGGCAACGAACTGACGGGCGTGATCGAAAAAGTCGGCAAAAACGTACGGGGCTTCCGGGTAGGCGACGCCGTCTACTCCCGTCTGCCGCTGACCCGCATAGGCGCTTTTGCGGAATACGCCGCGATCGACGCCGAAGCGGTCGCGCCGCTGCCGGCCCATCTGGACTTCGTCACCGGAGCGGCGGCGGCGCTGACCGGCTTGACGGCTTACCAGGGGCTGCGCGAGCAGCTGGAAGCCCGGCCCGGCGAGAGTGTGTTCATTCCCGGCGGTTCCGGCTCGTTCGGTCAAATGGCGGTTCCGATTGCCAAAAGCATGGGGCTGCACGTCATCGTCAGCGGCAGCCCGAGTGCCCGGGAACGGACGCTCGCCGCGGGCGCGGATCGCTATATCGACTACAAGACCGAATCTTATTGGGAAACGCTCGAAAGCGTGGACCACGTGATCGATACGCTGGGACCGGACGAATTTGAACGCGAGCTGGCGGTACTCAAGCCGGGCGGCCGCCTGCTGTCTCTGCGCACGGGCCCCAACAAGCGCTTTGCGCAAGATCTGGGTCTGCCTTTCTGGAAAAAACAGCTGTTCGGCCTCGCCGGCGCCAAATACGACCGCCGGGCGGGCAAGAAGAACGTGCAGTACCGCTTCATCTTCGTCCGCAGCGACGGGCAGCAGCTGCGCGAAGTCTCGCGCATCCTCGAAGAGAGCGGCATCGTGCCGGCCGTCGAACCTGCCGAATTCCGGATCGAACAGATCAACGAAGCGTTGAGCCTCGTCGCGAACGGCCATCCCCGGGGCAAAGTTATTATCCGGTTCTAA
- a CDS encoding TetR/AcrR family transcriptional regulator → MAKITQELILATAETLMERTEKSEVTLSQIADELDITHAALYKHFKNKQQLWTAVAKSWFERMISEQIRLDPIDPVNPADPKERLHDWLRAFAHAKKRAYHENPKMFALNTQYVDNHPLVLREVLQQAYRIVDEMMGYGDPHFERAEAILSAFAVFSLPSFKDTWNLPDYEERFERIWALIENGV, encoded by the coding sequence ATGGCCAAAATTACGCAGGAACTTATTCTCGCGACCGCCGAGACGCTGATGGAACGCACCGAGAAGTCCGAAGTGACCCTGTCGCAAATCGCGGACGAACTGGACATCACGCACGCGGCTCTCTATAAACATTTCAAAAACAAGCAGCAGCTCTGGACCGCCGTAGCCAAAAGCTGGTTCGAGCGCATGATCTCGGAGCAGATCAGGCTCGACCCGATCGATCCCGTTAATCCGGCCGATCCCAAAGAGCGGCTGCACGATTGGCTGCGGGCTTTTGCCCATGCCAAAAAGCGCGCCTATCACGAAAATCCGAAGATGTTCGCGCTAAACACGCAGTATGTGGACAACCATCCGCTCGTACTGCGCGAGGTTCTCCAGCAAGCCTACCGCATCGTCGACGAAATGATGGGCTACGGCGATCCCCATTTCGAACGCGCCGAAGCGATCCTGTCCGCGTTCGCGGTATTCAGTCTTCCGTCCTTCAAAGACACCTGGAATCTGCCGGACTACGAAGAACGGTTCGAGCGGATCTGGGCTTTGATAGAAAATGGAGTCTGA
- a CDS encoding amino acid permease, which produces MEEKQLSRGLKARHIELIALGGTIGVGLFMGSSSTIQWAGPSVLLAYMLAGLVMFLVMRIMGEMLIAEPVTGSFATFAHKYIHPVAGYLTAWSYWFLWVTVGMSEVTAIGIYFGYWYPDIPQWIPALVGVGIIAAANLAAVKFYGEFEFWFAMIKVVAIVAMLVLGTGLIFFGWGNGGIPIGFENLYVHGGFFAGGLKGFLFALCIVTAAYQGIEMIGITAGEAENPKVTLKRAIKNIVWRILVFYVGAIFVIVTIYPWNEVGVTGSPFVLTFSKVGILAAAGIINFVVLTAAMSGCNSGIYSAGRMLFTLAENGQAPRFFGKISKSGVPRNSIMTTIALLLIGVLLNYLMPDSKLFLYIYSASILPGMIPWFAMAIGQFRFRREHAGEMADHPFKSLFFPAANYFVIVFLLLVLVGMVINTDTRIPLAVGGGFILIMWAAYYVLGIGKKSAHAHRQPK; this is translated from the coding sequence ATGGAAGAAAAACAATTAAGCCGGGGGCTAAAAGCCCGGCATATCGAATTGATCGCGCTGGGCGGTACGATCGGCGTCGGGCTGTTCATGGGTTCGTCGAGTACGATCCAGTGGGCGGGACCGTCGGTTCTGCTCGCCTATATGCTGGCGGGCCTGGTCATGTTCCTCGTGATGCGGATCATGGGCGAGATGCTGATCGCCGAGCCGGTTACGGGCTCGTTCGCGACTTTCGCGCACAAATACATTCACCCGGTCGCGGGTTATTTGACGGCCTGGAGCTACTGGTTCCTGTGGGTAACGGTCGGCATGTCCGAAGTGACGGCGATCGGTATCTACTTCGGCTACTGGTACCCGGACATTCCGCAGTGGATTCCGGCGCTCGTCGGTGTCGGCATTATCGCGGCGGCGAATCTGGCGGCGGTCAAGTTCTACGGCGAATTCGAATTCTGGTTCGCGATGATCAAGGTGGTCGCGATCGTCGCCATGCTTGTTCTCGGCACGGGACTGATCTTCTTCGGCTGGGGCAACGGCGGCATTCCGATCGGGTTCGAGAACCTGTACGTGCACGGCGGATTTTTCGCGGGCGGGCTCAAAGGGTTCCTGTTCGCGCTCTGCATCGTCACCGCGGCGTATCAGGGCATCGAGATGATCGGCATCACGGCCGGCGAAGCGGAGAATCCCAAAGTCACGCTGAAGCGCGCGATCAAAAATATCGTCTGGCGCATTCTCGTCTTCTACGTCGGCGCGATCTTCGTGATCGTGACCATCTACCCGTGGAACGAAGTCGGCGTGACCGGAAGCCCGTTCGTCCTGACATTTTCCAAAGTCGGCATTCTGGCCGCGGCGGGCATCATCAACTTCGTCGTGCTGACAGCGGCCATGTCCGGCTGCAACAGCGGCATCTACAGCGCGGGACGGATGCTGTTTACGCTGGCGGAGAACGGGCAGGCGCCAAGATTTTTCGGAAAAATATCCAAAAGCGGCGTTCCGCGCAACAGCATCATGACGACGATCGCGCTGCTGCTGATCGGCGTGCTGCTGAACTATCTTATGCCGGACTCCAAGCTGTTCCTGTACATCTACAGCGCGAGCATCCTGCCGGGCATGATCCCGTGGTTCGCGATGGCGATCGGACAGTTCCGCTTCCGGCGCGAACACGCGGGCGAGATGGCCGACCATCCGTTCAAGTCGCTCTTTTTCCCGGCGGCGAACTATTTCGTCATCGTGTTCCTGCTGCTCGTGCTTGTCGGAATGGTGATCAACACGGATACGCGTATTCCGCTTGCGGTAGGCGGAGGGTTCATCCTGATCATGTGGGCGGCGTATTACGTACTCGGTATCGGCAAAAAATCGGCGCACGCGCATCGTCAGCCCAAATAA
- a CDS encoding SF0329 family protein has protein sequence MSWSKLQQQLESFLAPALKGTVEYRSTSYRYVPDKAGTCHITVDKKNILNMGDKSNFIDWYQSEIEIKNDPNLEIPVTEAEIEAVRASAKGPIPEDRLKVMAASRKATEHAKELLAAQAALTKSNFVATANKFLASSIEESLESRDILLNVLAVVDKRVGKKRIVNMSETVKLKHPIVQYFYELRRRTV, from the coding sequence ATGTCCTGGAGCAAATTGCAGCAGCAGTTGGAGAGTTTTCTCGCGCCCGCCTTAAAAGGCACGGTCGAATACCGTTCGACCAGCTACCGGTATGTCCCCGACAAAGCCGGCACCTGCCATATCACGGTGGACAAGAAGAATATTCTCAACATGGGCGACAAGTCCAATTTTATCGACTGGTACCAGAGCGAGATCGAGATCAAAAACGATCCGAATCTTGAGATTCCGGTCACCGAAGCGGAGATCGAAGCGGTGCGCGCAAGCGCCAAAGGCCCGATCCCGGAAGACCGCCTGAAAGTGATGGCCGCAAGCCGCAAAGCGACGGAGCATGCCAAAGAGCTGCTGGCCGCGCAGGCGGCGCTGACCAAATCGAACTTCGTCGCGACGGCGAACAAGTTCTTGGCGTCTTCCATCGAAGAAAGTCTGGAGAGCCGCGATATCCTGCTCAACGTGCTCGCCGTGGTCGACAAGCGGGTCGGCAAAAAGCGTATCGTGAACATGTCGGAGACGGTCAAGCTAAAGCATCCGATCGTGCAATATTTCTACGAGCTGCGGCGCCGGACGGTCTGA
- a CDS encoding LysR family transcriptional regulator, producing the protein MELRQLNTFRTVASTLNFTRAAEALNYVPSNVTMQIKALEQELGVPLFDRLGKQLVLTTAGKRFLIHARDVLDKLAEARSDLHDDGQLSGTLTIGANEVVCAYRLPAVFRKFRSRYPGVRLIFRSVPNQGLKPALLEGTADLVYVLDEPVRSGVFCAEPLADEHFRLFAAPDYPLARQEVLRPADFNGEVLLTNEKGCPYRTMFDRSFEQAGIDGLTHLEFQSAEAIKQCALSGIGAAFLPEIVVRAELERGELIALPWSMPDLRVQTQMLWHKDKWLSPILTSFMDTAREVFA; encoded by the coding sequence ATGGAACTGCGGCAGCTGAACACTTTTCGCACGGTCGCGTCGACCCTGAATTTTACCCGGGCGGCGGAAGCGCTGAATTACGTGCCGTCCAACGTCACGATGCAGATCAAAGCGCTGGAACAGGAGCTGGGCGTGCCCCTGTTCGACCGATTGGGCAAGCAGCTCGTGCTCACGACAGCCGGCAAACGCTTTTTGATCCATGCCCGGGACGTGCTGGACAAGCTTGCCGAAGCCCGCAGCGACCTGCATGACGACGGACAGCTCAGCGGGACGCTGACGATCGGCGCGAACGAAGTCGTCTGCGCGTATCGGCTGCCGGCGGTATTCCGGAAGTTCCGCTCCCGGTATCCGGGCGTGCGTCTGATCTTTCGCTCGGTGCCGAATCAGGGGCTGAAGCCGGCGCTGCTGGAAGGAACGGCGGATCTCGTCTACGTGCTGGACGAACCGGTTCGCTCCGGCGTCTTCTGCGCGGAGCCGCTGGCGGACGAACATTTTCGCCTGTTCGCCGCTCCGGATTATCCGCTCGCCCGGCAGGAAGTGCTGCGTCCGGCAGATTTTAACGGGGAAGTGCTGCTGACGAATGAGAAAGGCTGCCCGTACCGCACGATGTTCGATCGTTCGTTCGAGCAGGCGGGCATCGACGGACTGACGCATCTGGAATTTCAGAGCGCGGAAGCGATCAAGCAGTGCGCCCTGTCGGGAATCGGCGCAGCCTTTCTGCCCGAGATCGTGGTCAGGGCCGAGCTGGAGCGGGGCGAACTGATTGCTCTGCCGTGGTCCATGCCGGATCTGCGCGTGCAGACGCAGATGCTGTGGCACAAAGACAAGTGGCTGTCGCCGATCCTGACGTCTTTTATGGATACGGCCCGGGAAGTGTTCGCCTAG
- a CDS encoding Bcr/CflA family efflux MFS transporter produces the protein MLQNPTGRERLGLALLLSTLGILGPLNIDMYLPSFPGIALDLGAQASLVQLSLTACLIGLAIGQIIVGPISDARGRRGPLLISLLLFAASSVMCALSTSIEMLIAARFLQGLTASGGIVLSRAIVRDVFSGRELTQFFSLLMVINAVAPLLAPIAGGVVLLLPGSSWHTIFYFLGLLGFLILLTVGFKLKETLPPDKRVPSTISHSLRTMGSLMKDRSFMGYALTLGFIHGGSFAYVSGTPFVYQDIYGVSPQTFSILFGINGIAIIAGSFIIGRFSSVVSERSLLRLGVITASSATLLLLIATIVQGPLFTIVVPLFIYMITIGITATSTFTLAIARQGHRAGSASAVLGLFPLLIGSLVSPLVGLNETTPVPMGAILFVTALLGAVAFFGLTRAEKHSV, from the coding sequence ATGCTGCAAAACCCAACGGGCCGCGAACGTCTCGGTCTTGCCCTGCTGCTGTCCACGCTCGGCATTCTCGGTCCGCTCAACATCGATATGTACCTGCCGAGTTTTCCCGGCATCGCCCTGGATCTCGGCGCGCAGGCGTCGCTCGTCCAGCTTAGCCTGACCGCCTGCCTGATCGGCCTTGCAATCGGCCAGATCATCGTCGGTCCGATCAGCGACGCGCGGGGGCGGCGCGGACCGCTGCTGATCTCGCTGCTGCTGTTCGCCGCTTCGTCCGTCATGTGCGCGCTGTCGACCAGCATCGAGATGCTGATCGCGGCGCGCTTCCTGCAGGGCTTGACCGCTTCGGGCGGCATCGTCCTGTCCCGCGCGATCGTGCGCGACGTGTTCAGCGGCCGCGAACTGACGCAGTTCTTCTCGCTGCTGATGGTCATCAATGCCGTTGCGCCGCTGCTTGCGCCGATTGCCGGCGGGGTCGTGCTGCTGCTGCCGGGCTCAAGCTGGCACACCATTTTCTACTTCCTCGGCCTGCTCGGTTTTCTGATCCTGCTCACCGTCGGCTTCAAGCTCAAAGAGACGCTGCCGCCGGACAAAAGGGTGCCGAGTACGATCAGCCATTCGCTTCGCACGATGGGCAGCCTGATGAAAGACCGTTCGTTCATGGGCTACGCCCTGACGCTCGGCTTTATTCACGGAGGCAGCTTCGCCTACGTGTCGGGTACGCCTTTCGTGTACCAGGACATTTACGGCGTCTCGCCGCAAACGTTCAGTATCCTGTTCGGCATCAACGGCATCGCGATCATCGCGGGCAGCTTCATCATCGGACGCTTCAGCAGCGTCGTCTCCGAACGCAGCCTGCTGCGGCTCGGCGTCATCACGGCCTCAAGCGCCACGCTGCTGCTGCTGATCGCGACGATCGTTCAGGGTCCGCTGTTCACGATCGTCGTGCCGCTCTTCATCTACATGATCACGATCGGCATCACGGCGACGAGCACGTTCACGCTCGCCATCGCGCGCCAGGGCCACCGGGCCGGCAGCGCAAGCGCCGTACTCGGCCTGTTCCCGCTGCTGATCGGCTCGCTCGTCTCGCCGCTGGTCGGACTGAACGAGACGACGCCCGTCCCGATGGGCGCGATCCTGTTCGTGACGGCGCTGCTCGGAGCGGTCGCGTTTTTCGGACTCACCCGAGCCGAAAAACATTCCGTATAA
- a CDS encoding winged helix-turn-helix transcriptional regulator produces MELRTLDSCSSCPVEFTVNLIGGKWKLLVLYQLMTRETVRFNELQRLLGSVTHRTLTRQLRELEQDGLINRAVYPEVPPKVEYSLTSKGKSLTSILLHLQDWGLEHMDEPAAE; encoded by the coding sequence ATGGAACTTCGAACTCTCGATTCGTGCAGCAGCTGCCCGGTCGAATTCACGGTCAACCTGATCGGCGGCAAATGGAAACTGCTGGTCTTGTATCAGCTGATGACGCGCGAGACGGTCCGCTTCAACGAACTGCAGCGCCTGCTCGGTTCGGTCACGCATCGCACGCTGACCCGGCAGCTGCGCGAACTCGAACAGGACGGATTGATCAACCGCGCCGTTTATCCGGAAGTCCCGCCCAAAGTCGAATACTCGTTGACGTCAAAAGGAAAAAGCCTGACCTCGATTCTGCTGCACCTGCAGGACTGGGGACTTGAGCACATGGACGAACCCGCGGCCGAATAA
- a CDS encoding methyl-accepting chemotaxis protein, translated as MRQRLRFNNLPLSFKMFLPLAPPLLGLILLAALSVSLVSQLSDRLIERLYNEAHQSINWLLNADRDFYQALTDQQNLDGATGQALTDLRADFDENAAQTEERVLKAEAILKTNPERFDGYVHPESGQTAFALFDDFKTQFAAWKASGTEVSMESFDAAREDINQIEEILELYSTDIIAESTAYQQQVQRTIWIVLAAALAVSAVVGLLVIRNVKQRTAIAVSLIRKTAELDLKYDTSYERFLDEGDEFAVLIRAEAEARKQFRSIIEDVQRESLGIERVMDAVSGRMAQLDDSVQDISATTQQLSAGMEQTSFSTRSISGTSSEIGRALESIAVKAQEGAQSSERLSSRASELKSTFQKSYDDGTASYEKVKANLEQAMEDSRAVERITLLAESILQITAQTNLLSLNASIEAARAGESGRGFAVVAAEIRKLAEDSKRAADEIQEVTGAVLHSVGSLKSNSENLLTFFADSVQTDYALMLRATEEYAVGAGDTEARSTDLSATTEELLASMESLVKATDEIAQSASEGASGTGTIAEKASAAAGSASDVLSGVRTSKAGIETLARSVEKFKL; from the coding sequence ATGCGCCAACGACTTCGTTTCAACAACCTGCCGCTCAGCTTCAAAATGTTCCTGCCGCTCGCTCCGCCGCTGCTGGGATTGATCCTGCTGGCCGCCTTGTCCGTCAGTCTCGTGTCCCAGCTCTCCGACCGGCTGATCGAGCGTTTGTATAACGAAGCCCATCAGAGCATCAACTGGCTGCTGAACGCGGACCGCGACTTTTATCAAGCGCTGACCGACCAGCAGAATCTGGACGGCGCCACCGGACAGGCGTTGACCGACCTGCGGGCCGATTTCGACGAGAACGCGGCCCAGACGGAAGAACGCGTGCTCAAAGCGGAAGCGATCCTCAAAACAAATCCGGAACGCTTCGACGGCTATGTCCATCCGGAGTCGGGGCAGACGGCGTTCGCGCTGTTCGACGATTTCAAGACGCAGTTTGCGGCCTGGAAAGCGAGCGGAACGGAAGTTTCGATGGAAAGTTTCGACGCCGCCCGCGAAGACATCAACCAGATCGAAGAGATTCTGGAGCTGTACAGCACGGACATCATTGCCGAGAGCACGGCGTACCAGCAGCAGGTTCAGCGAACTATCTGGATCGTGCTGGCCGCGGCGCTGGCCGTCTCGGCCGTCGTCGGCCTGCTGGTGATCCGCAACGTGAAGCAGCGTACGGCGATCGCCGTCAGCCTGATTCGCAAAACGGCCGAGCTGGATCTCAAATACGATACGAGCTACGAGCGCTTTCTGGACGAAGGCGACGAGTTTGCGGTGCTGATCCGGGCGGAAGCGGAAGCGCGGAAGCAGTTCCGCAGCATCATCGAAGACGTGCAGCGCGAAAGCCTCGGCATCGAGCGGGTGATGGACGCCGTCTCCGGACGCATGGCGCAGCTGGACGACAGCGTGCAGGACATCTCGGCTACGACGCAGCAGCTGTCCGCCGGCATGGAGCAGACGTCGTTCTCCACGCGCAGCATCAGCGGCACGTCGTCCGAGATCGGCCGGGCGCTGGAGTCGATCGCGGTCAAGGCGCAGGAAGGCGCCCAGTCGTCCGAACGGCTGAGCAGCCGGGCTTCGGAGCTGAAATCGACGTTCCAGAAATCGTACGACGACGGGACTGCTTCCTACGAAAAGGTCAAAGCCAACCTGGAACAGGCGATGGAAGACTCCCGCGCGGTCGAACGGATCACGCTGCTGGCCGAGTCGATTCTCCAGATTACGGCGCAGACCAACCTGCTGTCGCTCAACGCGTCGATCGAAGCCGCGAGAGCGGGCGAGTCGGGCCGGGGCTTCGCCGTCGTGGCCGCGGAAATCCGCAAGCTCGCGGAAGATTCGAAGCGGGCGGCCGACGAGATCCAGGAAGTGACCGGAGCGGTCCTCCATTCGGTCGGCAGCCTCAAATCGAACTCGGAGAACCTGCTGACGTTTTTTGCCGACAGCGTGCAGACCGATTATGCCCTGATGCTGCGGGCGACGGAAGAATACGCGGTCGGCGCCGGCGATACGGAGGCGCGTTCGACCGACCTCAGCGCGACGACCGAGGAGCTGCTCGCTTCGATGGAGAGCCTGGTCAAAGCGACGGACGAGATTGCCCAGTCGGCGAGCGAAGGAGCAAGCGGCACGGGAACGATCGCGGAAAAAGCGAGCGCGGCCGCCGGCAGCGCTTCCGACGTACTGAGCGGCGTGCGCACTTCCAAAGCGGGCATCGAGACGCTGGCCCGTTCGGTAGAGAAGTTCAAGCTGTAG
- a CDS encoding alpha/beta fold hydrolase, which translates to MDYEIFDLGDVLLQSGTTLPDAFLAYRTYGTLNERRDNVIVYPTAFGDTHTQNEWLIGPGQALDPERYFIVVPNLLGNGLSSSPSNTPPPFDRARFPQVTVYDNVVFQRRLLHERFGIRRIALVVGWSLGGIQAFQWGTSYPEMVERIAPVAGIAKPWPHTFVVLDSLRAALLSAVRFDEASLDRLTSADMRAVGRVYAGWGLSQAFYRAELYREMGFDSLEEFTAGVWENSFMQMDPHNVLSMLRTGQHADISDNPAYGGDFDRALASITARACVMPGSTDLFCSADDNAYEVRRIPNAVLQPILSVWGHFAGRGIHEPDNRFIDERLKELLAYGADK; encoded by the coding sequence ATGGATTACGAAATTTTTGATTTGGGCGACGTCCTGCTGCAATCGGGAACGACGCTGCCGGACGCTTTTCTGGCTTATCGGACGTACGGCACCCTGAACGAACGCCGGGACAATGTGATCGTCTATCCGACCGCGTTCGGCGACACGCATACGCAGAACGAATGGCTGATCGGACCGGGCCAGGCGCTCGACCCGGAGCGCTATTTCATCGTCGTGCCGAACCTGCTCGGCAACGGACTGTCTTCGTCGCCGAGCAACACACCACCTCCGTTTGACCGGGCCCGTTTTCCGCAGGTGACCGTCTACGACAACGTCGTGTTCCAACGTCGGCTGCTGCACGAGCGGTTCGGCATTCGCCGGATCGCGCTCGTCGTCGGCTGGTCGCTCGGAGGCATTCAGGCGTTCCAATGGGGCACAAGTTACCCGGAGATGGTCGAACGGATCGCGCCTGTGGCCGGTATCGCCAAGCCCTGGCCCCACACGTTCGTCGTGCTGGACAGTCTCCGGGCCGCGCTGCTGTCCGCCGTGCGCTTCGACGAGGCTTCGCTGGATCGGCTGACGTCCGCGGATATGCGGGCCGTCGGGCGGGTATATGCGGGCTGGGGCTTGTCGCAAGCGTTCTACCGGGCCGAACTTTACCGGGAGATGGGCTTCGATTCGCTGGAAGAGTTCACGGCCGGCGTCTGGGAAAACAGCTTCATGCAGATGGACCCGCACAATGTGCTGTCCATGCTCCGCACCGGGCAGCATGCCGACATCAGCGACAATCCGGCGTACGGCGGCGATTTCGACCGGGCGCTTGCGAGCATTACCGCCCGGGCCTGCGTCATGCCGGGCAGCACGGACCTGTTCTGCTCGGCGGACGACAATGCGTACGAAGTGCGGCGCATTCCGAATGCCGTATTACAGCCGATCCTGTCGGTCTGGGGACATTTTGCGGGGCGGGGAATTCATGAACCGGATAACCGGTTTATCGACGAACGGTTGAAGGAACTGCTCGCGTACGGGGCGGACAAATAG
- a CDS encoding SDR family oxidoreductase — protein sequence MTETILVYGASGVQGGAVARLLVKQGKTVRTITRKDKTAAELREQGIEASIGDLGDAEFLASVNTGVDKVFINMPIEFDSAKLTAYFMNSIEAAKAGGAKLIVINTNGFLPTEPVSAENLDLKRRMIESAQASGIPCIIVKPTLYLENLLIPGLVSNGVFAYPVPADKPIAWVSSEDAAQYHAHALNHPELAGQTLIAAGAEGLTGNQVAERFSELMGETVNFHSLAFDDFQGALTPVLGETQAAGVADFYRWIGANIDTLSQAQRSEVSGLHLMPVLEWLKQPSVAPAFRA from the coding sequence ATGACGGAAACCATTTTAGTCTATGGAGCTTCGGGCGTACAGGGCGGAGCGGTGGCACGATTGCTCGTGAAGCAGGGGAAAACGGTCCGCACGATCACGCGGAAGGACAAAACCGCGGCGGAACTGCGGGAACAGGGCATCGAAGCTTCGATCGGCGATCTGGGCGACGCGGAATTCCTCGCTTCGGTTAATACGGGCGTGGATAAAGTGTTCATCAACATGCCGATCGAGTTCGATTCCGCCAAGCTGACGGCCTACTTCATGAATTCGATCGAAGCGGCCAAGGCAGGCGGCGCGAAACTGATCGTGATTAACACGAACGGCTTCCTGCCGACGGAACCGGTCAGCGCGGAAAATCTGGATCTCAAGCGCCGGATGATCGAATCGGCCCAGGCCAGCGGCATTCCGTGCATCATCGTGAAGCCGACCCTGTACCTGGAAAACCTGCTTATTCCGGGCCTGGTCTCGAACGGCGTGTTCGCTTACCCGGTTCCGGCCGACAAGCCGATCGCGTGGGTCAGCTCGGAAGACGCGGCGCAGTATCATGCCCATGCGCTGAACCATCCGGAACTTGCGGGCCAGACGCTGATCGCGGCCGGAGCCGAAGGGCTGACAGGCAACCAGGTGGCCGAGCGGTTCAGCGAATTGATGGGCGAGACCGTCAACTTCCACTCGCTGGCGTTCGACGATTTCCAGGGAGCGCTGACGCCGGTACTGGGCGAAACGCAGGCTGCGGGCGTGGCCGATTTCTACCGCTGGATCGGCGCCAACATCGACACGCTGAGCCAGGCCCAACGGTCTGAAGTATCCGGCCTGCACTTGATGCCGGTGCTGGAATGGCTGAAGCAGCCGAGCGTTGCGCCGGCGTTCCGTGCGTAA
- a CDS encoding DUF2536 family protein, translating to MGIILDMIKDKVECLQTYDFRELERAIDERVEINKGLLLRVKHVQHQVTFDPIRNKMLYSAVVHFAAN from the coding sequence ATGGGAATCATTCTGGACATGATCAAAGACAAAGTCGAATGCCTGCAAACCTACGACTTCCGCGAGCTCGAACGCGCGATCGACGAACGCGTCGAGATCAACAAGGGACTGCTGCTGCGCGTGAAGCACGTCCAGCACCAAGTCACGTTCGACCCGATCCGCAATAAGATGCTGTACAGCGCGGTCGTGCATTTCGCGGCGAATTAA
- a CDS encoding MarR family transcriptional regulator: protein MNQEERVMAEFTELFSKWVWLNKSKLEASLNEHQSSEVHCIEYIGKHTDPNVTRLASALYMTSGAISKIMKKLIRKGLVESYKKPDNKKEIYFRLTKRGADVYRIHEELHEEFRERDRVVFEQVTAEQFDGMLRFMESYGRHLDEEIRKQGLGTKAE, encoded by the coding sequence GTGAATCAAGAAGAACGCGTCATGGCGGAATTTACGGAGTTGTTCAGCAAATGGGTCTGGTTGAACAAGTCCAAACTGGAAGCGAGCCTGAACGAGCACCAATCGTCCGAAGTGCATTGCATCGAATATATCGGCAAGCATACGGACCCCAACGTGACTCGACTGGCGTCGGCACTCTACATGACCAGCGGCGCGATCAGCAAAATCATGAAGAAGCTGATCCGCAAAGGGCTGGTCGAAAGTTACAAGAAACCGGATAACAAAAAAGAAATCTATTTTCGGCTGACGAAGCGGGGAGCGGACGTGTATCGGATCCACGAGGAGCTGCACGAGGAATTCCGGGAACGCGACAGAGTCGTATTCGAGCAGGTGACCGCGGAACAGTTCGACGGCATGCTTCGTTTCATGGAAAGCTACGGCCGGCATCTGGACGAAGAAATTCGCAAGCAGGGACTCGGGACCAAAGCGGAATAA